The following coding sequences lie in one Arachis ipaensis cultivar K30076 chromosome B05, Araip1.1, whole genome shotgun sequence genomic window:
- the LOC107641607 gene encoding uncharacterized protein LOC107641607: MDKDLSSTVTTTVVHSSSSSSSSYMMMSSPSCCFPIQNEFQYSRIHHFSNTCSCCCCCSSSSTMKRRRGWRWRSILRRLMRESKTTLMCRSNKPVSFQYDPVSYSHNFDEGSFHLHHHHQEPSQLVFQDHSGAVFHRLDSHCKI; this comes from the exons CAGTGGtgcactcttcttcttcttcttcttcttcatacatGATGATGTCTTCTCCTTCTTGCTGCTTCCCAATCCAGAACGAGTTCCAGTACTCAAGAATCCACCATTTCAGTAACACTtgtagttgttgttgttgctgcagcAGCAGCAGCACCATGAAGAGGAGGAGAGGATGGAGATGGAGAAGCATCCTCAGAAGGCTCATGAGAGAGAGCAAGACCACCTTGATGTGTAGATCCAATAAACCTGTTTCGTTTCAGTATGATCCTGTTAGTTACTCTCACAACTTTGATGAAGGTAGTTTCCAtcttcaccaccaccaccaggaACCTTCACAACTAGTGTTTCAAGATCATAG TGGTGCTGTTTTTCATAGGTTGGATTCTCATTGCAAAATATGA